The following proteins are encoded in a genomic region of Myxococcota bacterium:
- the csrA gene encoding carbon storage regulator CsrA, with protein MLVLTRRPGETLVIGADVRIKVMSTSGGAVKLAIDAPRHVPVHREEIFERIAAANLEAAGYAPAHDAGEVRTSGGTEANPGEEWT; from the coding sequence GTGCTCGTCCTGACGCGCAGGCCCGGAGAGACCCTCGTGATCGGCGCGGACGTCCGCATCAAGGTGATGTCGACCTCGGGCGGAGCCGTGAAGCTCGCGATCGATGCTCCGCGGCACGTGCCCGTGCACCGCGAGGAGATCTTCGAGCGCATCGCGGCGGCGAACCTCGAAGCGGCGGGATACGCGCCCGCGCACGACGCGGGCGAAGTGCGGACGTCGGGTGGTACCGAGGCGAACCCCGGG